From Nitrospirota bacterium, one genomic window encodes:
- a CDS encoding CDP-alcohol phosphatidyltransferase family protein, translating to MNLPNLLTLIRILCSPVFVGLVLYGHNSWALAVFLAAGLTDALDGMLARVLDQQTTLGQYLDPLADKLLLVTAFMVLSFEGAIPLWVTLVVVSRDVIISGGSLVIHLLRERVDITPTWIGKTTTVIQLVYIIAVLVGTTATVPQWLLWSVLAVMVAVTVASGLHYVFRGVKILNLNHGRPA from the coding sequence ATGAATCTTCCGAACCTGTTGACTCTTATCCGCATCTTGTGTAGTCCGGTGTTCGTGGGATTGGTTCTCTACGGGCACAATTCGTGGGCGTTAGCGGTCTTCCTCGCCGCCGGACTCACGGACGCACTCGACGGGATGCTTGCCCGCGTGTTGGACCAACAAACCACGTTGGGCCAGTATCTCGACCCCTTGGCGGACAAGCTGTTATTGGTGACGGCCTTCATGGTGCTCTCGTTCGAGGGGGCGATCCCCTTGTGGGTCACGCTGGTCGTGGTCAGCCGCGACGTCATCATCAGCGGGGGATCGCTGGTGATTCATCTGCTCCGTGAGCGCGTGGACATCACCCCGACCTGGATCGGGAAGACCACCACCGTGATCCAACTGGTCTACATCATCGCCGTCCTGGTGGGAACCACCGCAACGGTGCCGCAGTGGCTCCTGTGGTCGGTTCTCGCGGTCATGGTGGCGGTGACCGTGGCGTCCGGGCTGCACTACGTGTTTCGGGGCGTGAAGATCCTCAATCTCAATCACGGCCGACCCGCGTGA